The following proteins come from a genomic window of Synechococcus sp. NB0720_010:
- a CDS encoding ClC family H(+)/Cl(-) exchange transporter: MQTNGLKLELQSWRTSRNLERMVQQRWPAVVLTLIVTGLGAAAAGLLFKTGVGWLGSWRLGLLQTASPWLVLPLMGGIGGLLSAVLISTLAPTAAGSGIPQVMRFLSRQSLPMNLQVAIVKLLAGILAIGSGFPLGPEGPAVQMGSSVGWQMARWFKAPPSLLRVIVAAGGGAGIAAVFHAPLGGFFYAIEELLRKSGPILLLLVLGTAFAGSFWADVMGLAGFGQQSAGIGQKGFQISSEYNLDIQFLPKDLIYLVALGIVVGLLAELYTRYVVKMQSLGQRFFSGKIVVRMLLGGIALGCLYAALPAEFRNNAGLQHTIVDGHVEINKAVGIFTLLFFATGLAAATGAPGGLFAPMLTLGSALGLTAAGIAEHLSGHAPSTYVFAGMAAFIAACSRTPITAVFLVFALTKDLLILKPLFVCAVVSFVVSRITHEHSIYQRQLALQSSATSTQGEMKLPGTPLSPRDL, encoded by the coding sequence TTGCAGACCAATGGCCTGAAGCTGGAACTGCAGTCCTGGAGGACCAGCCGCAACCTGGAGCGGATGGTCCAGCAGCGCTGGCCGGCCGTCGTCCTCACCCTGATCGTCACCGGCCTGGGGGCTGCGGCCGCCGGCCTGCTGTTCAAAACCGGCGTGGGCTGGCTGGGCAGTTGGCGCCTGGGGCTTCTGCAAACCGCCAGCCCTTGGCTGGTCCTGCCCTTGATGGGAGGGATTGGCGGCCTGCTCTCGGCGGTGCTGATCAGCACCCTGGCGCCAACGGCGGCGGGCTCGGGGATCCCGCAGGTGATGCGCTTCCTCTCGCGCCAGAGCCTGCCGATGAACCTGCAGGTGGCCATCGTCAAATTGCTGGCGGGGATCCTGGCCATTGGCAGCGGCTTCCCGCTCGGGCCGGAGGGTCCGGCGGTTCAGATGGGCAGTTCCGTGGGCTGGCAGATGGCCCGCTGGTTCAAAGCCCCGCCCTCACTGCTGCGGGTGATCGTGGCGGCCGGCGGCGGCGCAGGCATCGCTGCGGTCTTCCATGCCCCCCTAGGGGGCTTCTTCTATGCGATTGAGGAGCTGCTGCGTAAATCCGGTCCGATCCTGCTGCTGCTGGTGCTCGGCACGGCCTTCGCCGGCAGCTTCTGGGCCGACGTCATGGGCCTGGCTGGCTTTGGGCAGCAAAGCGCGGGCATCGGCCAGAAGGGCTTCCAGATCAGCAGCGAGTACAACCTGGATATTCAGTTCCTGCCCAAGGACCTGATCTATCTGGTGGCCCTGGGGATTGTGGTGGGCCTGCTGGCGGAGCTCTACACCCGCTACGTGGTGAAGATGCAGTCCCTGGGGCAGCGGTTCTTCTCCGGAAAGATTGTGGTGCGGATGCTGCTGGGCGGCATCGCCCTGGGCTGCCTCTATGCCGCCCTGCCGGCTGAGTTCCGCAACAACGCGGGCCTGCAGCACACGATCGTCGACGGCCACGTCGAGATCAACAAGGCCGTAGGCATCTTCACGCTGCTGTTTTTCGCCACCGGCCTGGCCGCCGCCACCGGCGCCCCAGGCGGCCTGTTTGCACCGATGCTCACCCTGGGCAGCGCCCTGGGGCTGACCGCCGCAGGCATTGCCGAGCACCTCTCCGGCCATGCCCCAAGCACCTACGTCTTCGCCGGAATGGCGGCCTTCATCGCCGCCTGCTCCCGCACACCGATCACTGCCGTCTTCCTGGTCTTTGCCCTGACCAAGGACCTGCTGATCCTTAAGCCCCTGTTCGTCTGCGCCGTGGTGAGCTTCGTGGTCTCCCGCATCACCCACGAGCACTCGATCTACCAACGCCAGCTGGCCCTTCAAAGCAGTGCCACCAGCACTCAAGGGGAGATGAAGCTGCCGGGCACGCCGCTCAGCCCGCGGGACCTTTGA
- the acnB gene encoding bifunctional aconitate hydratase 2/2-methylisocitrate dehydratase, with protein sequence MSASSFLADYRAAAAEREAQGVPALPLTAAETQALTELLQAPPSGEEEFLLHLLSERIPPGVDEAAYVKADWLSAVAQGRTTSPLVAPVEAVKLLATMIGGYNVGALIELLSHADAAIADAAATGLCRTLLVYDAYNDVLELAASNTQAKRVIDSWANAEWFTAKPELPAEITVTVFKVEGETNTDDLSPATHATTRPDIPLHATAMLETRMPGGLDLIAELKKKGHPVAYVGDVVGTGSSRKSAINSVLWHTGTDIPHVPNKRSGGVVLGGKIAPIFFNTAEDSGALPIECDVTALNSGDVITIRPYAGTIERAAGEANAGDVVARFELKPSTITDEVRAGGRIPLMIGRALTDKVRAQLGLPASDLFIRPSAPADTGKGFTLAQKMVGKACGLPGVRPGTSCEPLMTTVGSQDTTGPMTRDEMKELACLGFSADLVMQSFCHTAAYPKPVDLKTHAELPDFISSRGGVALRPGDGIIHSWLNRMLLPDTVGTGGDSHTRFPLGISFPAGSGLVAFAAAIGAMPLDMPESVLVKFSGSLQPGVTLRDVVNAIPYVAIQQGLLTVEKAGKKNIFSGRIMEIEGLPDLKLEQAFELTDATAERSCAGSTIKLSVETVSEYLRSNVALLKNMIARGYSDARTLARRIKAMEDWLANPILMEADANAEYAAVIEINLDEITEPILACPNDPDNVKTLSDVAGSQIDEVFIGSCMTNIGHYRAAATVLEGQGENTARLWVCPPTRMDEEMLKQEGYYAIFEKAGSRMEMPGCSLCMGNQARVEDNTTVFSTSTRNFNNRLGNGAQVYLGSAELAAVCAQLGRLPSKEQYLAIAAAKIDPKGAELYRYLNFDQIEGFEDSGRVVSSDDEAKVLAGV encoded by the coding sequence ATGTCCGCCAGCAGCTTCCTTGCCGACTACCGCGCCGCCGCTGCGGAGCGAGAAGCCCAAGGGGTCCCCGCCCTGCCGCTGACAGCCGCCGAAACCCAGGCCCTGACTGAACTGCTGCAGGCACCCCCCTCCGGGGAAGAGGAGTTCCTGCTGCATCTGCTCTCGGAGCGCATCCCCCCCGGCGTGGATGAGGCGGCCTACGTCAAAGCGGACTGGCTCAGTGCCGTGGCCCAGGGCAGAACCACCAGCCCCCTGGTCGCTCCCGTGGAAGCGGTGAAGCTGCTGGCCACCATGATCGGCGGCTACAACGTCGGCGCCCTGATCGAGCTGCTCTCCCACGCGGACGCAGCCATCGCTGACGCCGCCGCGACTGGGCTCTGCCGCACCCTGCTGGTCTACGACGCCTACAACGATGTCCTGGAGCTGGCCGCCAGCAACACCCAGGCCAAACGGGTCATCGATAGCTGGGCCAATGCCGAGTGGTTCACCGCCAAGCCCGAGCTGCCGGCGGAGATCACCGTCACGGTCTTCAAGGTGGAAGGCGAGACCAACACCGATGACCTCTCCCCGGCAACCCACGCCACCACCCGTCCGGACATCCCGCTGCACGCCACGGCGATGCTCGAGACCCGGATGCCCGGCGGCCTGGATCTGATCGCCGAGCTCAAGAAAAAGGGCCATCCCGTGGCCTACGTCGGCGACGTGGTCGGCACCGGCAGCTCCCGTAAATCCGCCATCAACTCGGTGCTCTGGCACACCGGTACCGACATCCCCCACGTGCCCAACAAGCGCAGTGGCGGCGTGGTGCTCGGCGGCAAGATCGCGCCGATCTTTTTCAACACGGCTGAGGACTCCGGCGCCCTGCCGATTGAGTGCGATGTCACCGCCCTGAACTCCGGCGATGTCATCACCATTCGCCCCTACGCCGGCACGATCGAGCGGGCAGCGGGCGAGGCCAATGCCGGTGACGTGGTGGCCCGCTTTGAGCTCAAGCCCAGCACGATCACCGATGAGGTGCGTGCAGGCGGCCGCATCCCCCTGATGATCGGCCGTGCCTTGACCGACAAGGTGCGCGCCCAACTGGGCCTGCCCGCCAGCGACCTCTTCATCCGGCCCAGTGCCCCCGCCGACACCGGCAAGGGCTTCACCCTGGCCCAAAAAATGGTGGGCAAGGCCTGCGGCCTGCCGGGCGTGCGCCCCGGCACCAGCTGTGAGCCGCTGATGACCACGGTCGGCTCCCAGGACACCACCGGGCCGATGACCCGCGATGAGATGAAGGAGCTGGCCTGCCTGGGCTTCTCCGCCGATCTGGTGATGCAGAGCTTCTGCCACACCGCGGCCTACCCCAAGCCGGTGGACCTCAAGACCCACGCCGAGCTGCCCGACTTCATTAGCTCCCGCGGCGGCGTAGCCCTGCGCCCCGGCGACGGCATCATCCACAGCTGGCTGAACCGGATGCTGCTGCCCGACACCGTGGGCACCGGCGGTGACAGCCACACCCGCTTCCCCCTGGGCATCTCCTTCCCCGCCGGCTCGGGCCTGGTGGCCTTCGCCGCCGCCATCGGTGCGATGCCCCTGGACATGCCCGAGTCGGTGCTGGTGAAGTTCTCCGGCTCCCTGCAGCCCGGCGTCACCCTGCGGGATGTGGTGAATGCCATTCCCTACGTGGCGATCCAGCAGGGGCTGCTGACGGTGGAGAAGGCCGGCAAGAAGAACATCTTCAGCGGCCGAATCATGGAGATCGAGGGCCTGCCCGACCTGAAGCTGGAGCAAGCCTTCGAGCTGACCGATGCCACCGCCGAGCGCTCCTGCGCCGGCAGCACCATCAAGCTCTCTGTGGAGACCGTCAGCGAGTACCTGCGCAGCAACGTGGCGCTGCTCAAGAACATGATCGCGCGGGGCTACAGCGATGCCCGCACCCTGGCCCGCCGGATCAAGGCCATGGAGGACTGGCTGGCCAATCCCATTCTGATGGAAGCCGACGCCAACGCTGAGTACGCCGCGGTGATCGAAATCAACCTCGATGAGATCACCGAGCCGATCCTGGCCTGCCCGAACGACCCCGACAACGTCAAAACCCTCTCGGATGTGGCCGGGAGTCAGATCGATGAGGTGTTCATCGGCTCCTGCATGACCAACATCGGCCACTACCGCGCCGCCGCCACCGTCCTGGAGGGACAAGGGGAGAACACGGCTCGCCTCTGGGTCTGCCCACCCACCCGGATGGATGAGGAGATGCTCAAGCAGGAGGGCTACTACGCCATCTTCGAGAAGGCCGGCTCCCGCATGGAGATGCCCGGTTGCTCCCTCTGCATGGGCAACCAGGCGCGGGTGGAGGACAACACCACGGTGTTCTCCACCAGCACCCGCAACTTCAACAACCGCTTGGGCAATGGCGCCCAGGTGTATCTGGGCAGCGCCGAGCTGGCTGCGGTCTGCGCCCAGCTGGGCCGGCTCCCCAGCAAGGAGCAGTACCTGGCAATTGCAGCCGCCAAGATCGATCCCAAAGGCGCTGAGCTCTACCGCTACCTGAACTTCGATCAGATCGAGGGATTTGAGGACAGCGGTCGCGTGGTCAGCAGTGACGACGAGGCGAAGGTCCTGGCAGGGGTCTAA
- a CDS encoding 3-deoxy-7-phosphoheptulonate synthase, whose product MIPTSDLHVVETRPLVAPTLLHGELPLSETAGRTVREARERIKAILRGDDQRLLVIVGPCSVHDVEAAQEYAAAIAEEHKRHRDQLEVVMRVYFEKPRTTVGWKGLINDPHLDGSYDINTGLRLARGLLLHLADMGLPAATELLDPVVPQYIADLISWTAIGARTTESQTHREMASGLSMPIGFKNGTDGSAITAINAMEAAARPHHFLGINKDGQAAIVTTTGNPDGHLVLRGGKQGTNYHREAIEEASAALVKDGLPARVMVDCSHGNSNKDYRRQGEVAAQVAEQLRAGSRDVMGVMIESHLVAGNQKISPDRSALTYGQSITDACIDLQTTREVLASLADAVAAAQSASAVAV is encoded by the coding sequence ATGATTCCCACCTCTGATCTCCACGTGGTGGAAACCCGGCCCCTGGTGGCGCCCACCCTGCTGCACGGGGAGCTGCCACTGAGCGAGACCGCTGGGCGCACCGTGCGCGAGGCCCGCGAGCGCATCAAGGCCATCCTTCGGGGTGACGACCAGCGTTTGCTGGTGATCGTTGGACCCTGCTCGGTCCATGACGTGGAGGCGGCCCAGGAATACGCCGCCGCCATCGCTGAAGAACACAAACGTCACCGTGACCAGCTTGAGGTGGTCATGCGGGTCTATTTCGAGAAGCCCCGCACCACCGTCGGCTGGAAGGGGTTGATCAATGACCCGCATCTGGACGGCAGCTACGACATCAACACCGGTCTGCGCCTGGCCCGCGGCCTGCTGCTGCATCTGGCCGACATGGGGCTACCGGCTGCCACGGAGCTGTTGGACCCTGTCGTTCCCCAGTACATCGCTGATCTGATCAGCTGGACGGCCATCGGCGCCCGCACCACCGAAAGCCAGACCCACCGGGAAATGGCCTCTGGGCTGTCCATGCCCATCGGTTTCAAGAACGGCACCGACGGCAGCGCCATCACCGCCATCAATGCGATGGAGGCGGCAGCACGCCCCCACCATTTCCTGGGCATTAATAAGGATGGCCAAGCGGCCATCGTCACCACCACCGGTAACCCCGATGGGCACCTGGTGCTGCGGGGCGGCAAGCAGGGCACCAACTACCACCGAGAGGCGATTGAAGAAGCCTCGGCTGCTCTGGTGAAAGACGGACTGCCGGCTCGGGTGATGGTGGATTGCAGCCACGGCAACTCCAATAAGGACTACCGCCGTCAAGGCGAGGTGGCGGCGCAGGTGGCTGAGCAACTGCGGGCGGGCTCCCGCGATGTCATGGGCGTGATGATCGAGAGCCATTTGGTGGCTGGTAATCAGAAGATCAGCCCCGATCGCTCGGCCCTCACCTATGGCCAGAGCATCACCGACGCCTGCATCGATCTGCAGACGACCCGTGAGGTGCTGGCGAGCTTGGCTGATGCGGTTGCGGCGGCCCAGAGCGCTTCTGCCGTCGCGGTTTAA
- a CDS encoding diacylglycerol/polyprenol kinase family protein: MVTQQLLGVAAVLAWLAAVLLTALAVRRRWPQQKEWSRKVVHIGTGAVVLLAWAFAIPRGLALGAAALVTLGTALNHRFRLLPAVEDVGRHSYGTIAYGASITILLALFWPQQPLPVAAGVLVMACGDGLAGLVGPQIQSARWQIFGQTKSLAGTATMALTSWLVLALLIGVAQGTGAAAPSLVAAAAIAIAATGLEQLSGFGLDNLSVPLATAYLWQLAMP; this comes from the coding sequence GTGGTCACGCAACAGCTCCTGGGCGTGGCCGCTGTCTTGGCCTGGCTTGCTGCTGTGCTGCTGACGGCCCTGGCAGTACGCCGGCGCTGGCCGCAACAGAAGGAGTGGAGCCGCAAGGTCGTCCACATCGGTACGGGCGCGGTCGTACTCCTGGCTTGGGCCTTTGCGATTCCGCGAGGCCTGGCCCTGGGCGCCGCGGCCCTGGTCACGCTGGGCACCGCCCTGAACCACCGCTTCCGCCTGCTGCCTGCCGTCGAGGACGTCGGACGCCACAGCTACGGGACGATTGCCTACGGCGCCTCGATCACGATTCTCCTGGCCCTGTTCTGGCCCCAGCAACCGCTACCCGTGGCCGCAGGCGTTCTGGTAATGGCCTGCGGCGATGGACTCGCGGGGCTGGTGGGCCCCCAGATCCAGTCAGCGCGTTGGCAGATCTTCGGGCAAACCAAATCCCTGGCGGGCACCGCGACCATGGCCCTCACCAGCTGGCTGGTCCTGGCCCTGTTGATCGGAGTCGCCCAGGGAACGGGTGCAGCCGCACCCAGCTTGGTGGCTGCGGCTGCCATCGCGATCGCCGCCACGGGGCTCGAGCAACTGAGTGGCTTTGGCCTCGACAACCTGAGCGTGCCATTAGCCACCGCTTATCTCTGGCAACTCGCTATGCCCTGA
- a CDS encoding RpoD/SigA family RNA polymerase sigma factor has translation MPANKPAASGSSSNKSTARSAASRQGGRLSADSIGWYLSNIGRVPLLTPAEEIELAHHVQAMKRLQELPAAELTARQKHQIRMGTRARDRMMAANLRLVVSVAKKYQNQGLELLDLVQEGAIGLERAVDKFDPAMGYKFSTYAYWWIRQGMTRAIDNSARTIRLPIHVSEKLSKMRRITRELSHRFGRQPNRLELAHAMGMQPEELEELITQSAPCASLDAHARGDDDRSTLGELIADPNSNESMDSMDRNLQKEHLGTWLSQLNERERKIIELRFGLAGQEPLTLAEIGRQINVSRERVRQLESKAILKLRLMTNYQQAA, from the coding sequence ATGCCTGCAAACAAGCCCGCTGCTTCAGGCTCTTCGAGCAACAAATCAACGGCTCGATCCGCCGCGTCCCGGCAGGGAGGTCGCCTTAGTGCTGACTCGATCGGCTGGTACCTGAGCAATATCGGCCGGGTACCCCTCCTCACTCCCGCCGAAGAGATTGAGTTGGCTCACCATGTGCAGGCGATGAAGCGTCTGCAGGAGCTCCCCGCCGCCGAACTCACCGCCCGCCAAAAACATCAGATCCGGATGGGCACCCGCGCCCGGGATCGAATGATGGCCGCCAACCTGCGGCTCGTCGTCAGCGTCGCCAAGAAATATCAGAACCAAGGCCTGGAACTGCTTGACCTGGTCCAAGAGGGCGCGATTGGTCTGGAGCGAGCCGTCGACAAGTTCGACCCCGCCATGGGCTACAAGTTCTCGACCTATGCCTACTGGTGGATTCGCCAGGGCATGACCCGGGCCATCGACAACAGCGCCCGCACGATTCGCTTGCCGATTCACGTGAGCGAGAAGCTCTCGAAGATGCGTCGCATCACCCGCGAGCTCTCCCATCGCTTTGGCCGCCAACCCAACCGCCTGGAGCTGGCCCATGCCATGGGCATGCAGCCGGAAGAACTGGAAGAGCTGATCACCCAAAGCGCCCCCTGCGCCTCCCTCGATGCCCATGCCCGGGGCGACGATGACCGGAGCACCCTCGGCGAGCTGATCGCGGATCCCAACAGCAACGAGTCCATGGATTCCATGGATCGCAACCTGCAGAAGGAGCACCTGGGCACCTGGCTCTCCCAGCTCAATGAGCGCGAGCGCAAGATCATCGAACTGCGCTTTGGACTCGCCGGCCAAGAGCCCCTGACCCTGGCGGAAATCGGACGCCAGATCAACGTCTCCCGCGAACGGGTGCGTCAGTTGGAATCGAAAGCGATTCTCAAGCTGCGCCTGATGACCAACTACCAGCAGGCTGCTTGA
- the ppk1 gene encoding polyphosphate kinase 1, which yields MADPVVAPELYINRELSWIAFNQRVLAQALSEHTPLLEQAKFSAIFSNNLDEFFMVRVASLKSQVEAGVQTLSDDGLTPTQQLALVRKELAPLLQQQQAHYRHYLKHQLAEVGVHLLDYRRLNKKQKAWVNDYFQRAIFPVLTPLAVDPAHPFPFISNLSLNIAALIRDPDSGVQQFARVKVPQKNLPRFVELPAELSTTEPQPVFTAVPLEQVVAFNLQLLFPGMEVEGHYFFRVTRDADLELRDLEADDLMEALQQGLRKRRMGGEVVRLEVADEMPDAVVELLLEGTGVEPEDLYRIGGPLGLDDLMCLLAIPLPALKDAPHRGRTHAKLARAQKSLLEDGSIKAEEFTSIFSVLRRGDVLLHHPFDLFSTSVEEFINQAADDPSVLAIKMTLYRVSKDSPIIAALIRASENGKQVMVLVELKARFDEDNNIQWARQLERSGVHVVYGVIGLKTHTKITLVVRKEKDLLRSYCHIGTGNYNSKTAALYTDLGLLSARPELGQDLAELFNYLTGFSKQQDFRRLLVAPVSLRRRMQELIQREIEHAKAGQPAAIKAKMNALVDPRIIALLYEASQAGVQIDLVVRGMCSLRPGLVGVSDNIRVSSVIGRFLEHSRLFWFENGGDHETYIGSADWMGRNLDRRVEAVVPVEDPDLHERLTRLIDSYLNDNCTAWDMQSDGSFSRRIPEEDNIAVQANLIDGWRKGLIPVEAGA from the coding sequence ATGGCTGATCCAGTGGTTGCTCCGGAGCTCTACATCAATCGGGAGCTCAGCTGGATTGCCTTCAACCAGAGGGTGCTGGCCCAGGCCCTGAGCGAGCACACGCCGCTGCTGGAGCAGGCCAAATTCAGCGCGATCTTCAGCAATAACCTCGACGAATTTTTCATGGTCCGTGTGGCTTCACTGAAGTCACAGGTGGAAGCGGGCGTTCAGACCCTGAGCGACGACGGACTGACTCCCACCCAACAGCTGGCCCTGGTGCGCAAGGAACTCGCACCGCTGCTGCAGCAACAACAGGCCCACTACCGCCACTACCTGAAGCACCAGCTGGCCGAAGTCGGCGTGCACCTCCTGGACTACCGCAGGCTGAACAAGAAGCAGAAGGCCTGGGTCAACGACTACTTCCAGCGCGCCATCTTCCCGGTGCTCACCCCCCTGGCGGTGGACCCGGCTCACCCCTTCCCCTTCATCAGCAACCTGAGCTTGAACATCGCGGCCCTGATCCGCGATCCAGACAGCGGCGTTCAACAATTTGCCCGGGTCAAGGTCCCGCAAAAGAACCTGCCGCGGTTTGTCGAACTGCCGGCCGAGCTCAGCACGACCGAACCGCAACCGGTCTTCACCGCCGTCCCCCTGGAGCAGGTGGTGGCCTTCAACCTGCAGCTGCTCTTCCCAGGGATGGAGGTGGAGGGGCACTACTTCTTCCGCGTCACCCGGGATGCGGACCTGGAGCTGCGGGACCTGGAAGCCGACGACTTGATGGAGGCCCTCCAGCAGGGCCTGCGCAAACGACGCATGGGCGGGGAGGTGGTGCGCCTGGAGGTCGCCGATGAGATGCCGGATGCCGTGGTGGAACTGCTCCTGGAGGGCACCGGCGTTGAACCGGAGGATCTCTATCGAATCGGCGGTCCGCTGGGCCTCGATGACCTGATGTGCCTGCTGGCCATTCCCCTGCCGGCTTTGAAGGATGCCCCGCACCGGGGCCGCACCCACGCCAAGTTGGCTCGGGCTCAGAAGAGCCTGCTGGAGGACGGCTCGATTAAGGCCGAGGAATTCACCAGCATCTTCTCGGTGCTGCGCCGCGGTGATGTGCTCCTGCACCACCCGTTTGACCTCTTTTCCACCTCTGTCGAGGAGTTCATCAATCAGGCCGCCGATGACCCCTCGGTGCTGGCCATCAAGATGACCCTCTATCGGGTCTCGAAAGACTCCCCGATCATTGCGGCCCTGATTCGCGCCTCAGAGAACGGCAAGCAAGTGATGGTGCTGGTCGAGCTCAAGGCACGCTTCGACGAGGACAACAACATTCAGTGGGCCCGCCAACTGGAGCGCTCAGGCGTCCACGTGGTCTACGGGGTGATCGGCCTGAAAACCCACACCAAGATCACGCTGGTGGTGCGCAAGGAAAAGGATCTGCTGCGCAGCTACTGCCACATCGGCACGGGCAACTACAACTCCAAAACCGCAGCCCTCTACACGGACCTGGGTCTGCTCTCCGCCCGGCCGGAACTGGGGCAGGACCTGGCCGAGCTGTTCAACTACCTGACGGGCTTCTCCAAGCAACAGGACTTCCGGCGCCTCCTGGTGGCGCCCGTGAGCCTGCGCCGCCGGATGCAAGAGCTCATCCAACGGGAGATCGAGCACGCCAAGGCCGGTCAGCCGGCCGCCATCAAGGCCAAGATGAACGCCCTGGTGGACCCGCGCATCATCGCCCTGCTCTACGAGGCCTCCCAAGCGGGTGTTCAGATCGACCTCGTGGTGCGCGGCATGTGCAGCCTGCGACCGGGGCTGGTCGGTGTCAGCGACAACATTCGGGTGAGCAGCGTCATTGGTCGCTTCCTGGAGCACTCCCGTCTGTTCTGGTTCGAGAACGGCGGTGATCACGAGACGTATATCGGCAGTGCCGACTGGATGGGTCGCAATCTCGACCGGCGCGTCGAAGCGGTGGTCCCCGTCGAAGATCCCGATCTACACGAACGGCTGACACGGCTGATCGACAGCTATCTCAATGACAACTGCACCGCCTGGGACATGCAGAGCGATGGCAGCTTCAGCCGCCGCATTCCCGAAGAGGACAACATCGCCGTGCAAGCCAACTTGATCGATGGCTGGAGAAAGGGCCTGATCCCTGTCGAGGCGGGCGCGTAG
- a CDS encoding MFS transporter produces the protein MSWKRPSTSLCAFLTLLNDRLGESIVFPLLPFLLASFTDNGRTLGLLAGSYAIAQFAVTPLIGSLSDRFGRKPVIGICVAGSVLGLSLFAITVSIDWQAIPWAAGTSLPLILLFTARLIDGVSGGTAATAGAVLADISTPENRAKAFGLIGVAFGLGFILGPAFGGLLSQTNVTLPVWAAAAFALINLVLVLLLLPETHPPEARLAMPRKRDLNPLIALQKVFTNPQVRRLCGAFFLFFLAFNGFTAVLVLYFKQAFDWGPGLAANAFLVVGIVATVVQGGLIGPLVKRFGEWRLTLAGLGFVIAGCLLVPMATAENATRVVFPAVAILALGTGLVTPCLRALVSRRLDDSGQGAALGSLQGLQSLGSFIGPPLAGLAYDVVGQRSPFWLGITVLAGVAALVAGGLPRREQHA, from the coding sequence GTGAGCTGGAAACGGCCCTCCACCTCTCTCTGCGCGTTCCTCACACTGCTGAACGATCGGCTCGGGGAAAGCATTGTTTTCCCCTTGCTGCCCTTCCTGCTGGCGAGCTTCACGGACAACGGCCGCACCCTGGGACTGCTGGCCGGGAGTTACGCGATCGCCCAATTCGCCGTCACCCCCCTGATTGGCTCCCTGAGCGATCGCTTTGGCCGCAAACCCGTCATCGGCATTTGTGTGGCGGGCTCGGTGCTCGGCTTGAGTCTCTTTGCGATCACGGTCAGCATTGATTGGCAGGCCATTCCCTGGGCCGCCGGGACGAGCCTTCCCCTGATCCTGCTGTTTACCGCCCGACTCATTGATGGGGTGAGCGGCGGTACCGCCGCCACGGCCGGGGCAGTGCTCGCGGATATCTCGACCCCAGAAAACCGTGCCAAGGCTTTTGGCCTGATTGGCGTGGCCTTCGGCCTGGGCTTCATCCTGGGCCCCGCCTTTGGCGGCCTGCTCTCCCAGACCAACGTCACCCTGCCGGTGTGGGCCGCCGCGGCCTTCGCCCTGATCAACCTGGTGCTGGTGCTGCTGCTCTTGCCAGAAACCCACCCGCCCGAGGCGCGGCTGGCGATGCCACGCAAACGGGACCTCAATCCCTTGATCGCCCTGCAGAAGGTGTTCACCAACCCCCAGGTGCGCCGCTTGTGTGGGGCGTTCTTTCTCTTTTTTCTCGCCTTCAACGGCTTCACAGCCGTGCTGGTCCTCTATTTCAAACAGGCCTTTGATTGGGGACCGGGCTTAGCCGCTAATGCCTTCTTGGTGGTCGGCATCGTGGCGACGGTCGTCCAGGGGGGCTTGATCGGACCTCTGGTGAAACGCTTTGGCGAATGGCGACTGACCCTGGCTGGCTTGGGCTTCGTGATCGCCGGCTGCCTACTGGTGCCGATGGCGACCGCCGAGAACGCCACCCGTGTCGTCTTCCCCGCCGTTGCGATCCTGGCCCTCGGTACCGGCCTGGTGACCCCCTGCCTGCGGGCCCTGGTCTCCAGGCGCCTGGATGACTCCGGCCAGGGGGCAGCCCTGGGAAGCCTTCAGGGCCTCCAGAGCCTGGGCAGTTTTATCGGCCCTCCCCTCGCCGGCCTGGCCTACGACGTGGTGGGACAACGCAGTCCCTTCTGGCTGGGCATCACGGTGCTCGCGGGGGTCGCAGCCCTGGTGGCTGGAGGCCTGCCGCGTCGCGAGCAACACGCCTGA
- the moaC gene encoding cyclic pyranopterin monophosphate synthase MoaC, with the protein MHRDGSRDRFTVSSTPSGLSHLNASGEAHMVDVGGRAVSDRVAVAEGFIQLSAEALALVVEGRAAKGDVLAVARVAAIQGAKRTWELIPLCHPLPLSGVSVAIEPVADGLRIEASARTTGVTGVEMEALTAVQVGLLTLYDMVKAVDPAMTIGPVRLLSKTGGRRGDWQRDD; encoded by the coding sequence ATGCATCGTGATGGTTCGCGCGATCGATTCACGGTGAGTTCCACTCCTTCTGGTCTGAGTCACCTCAATGCCAGCGGGGAGGCCCACATGGTGGATGTGGGTGGCCGCGCCGTGAGTGATCGTGTGGCCGTTGCGGAGGGGTTTATTCAGCTCTCGGCGGAGGCTCTGGCCCTGGTGGTGGAGGGGCGTGCGGCCAAAGGGGATGTTCTGGCCGTTGCTCGGGTCGCGGCGATTCAGGGGGCGAAGCGGACCTGGGAACTCATTCCCCTGTGCCATCCCCTGCCCTTAAGCGGGGTCTCCGTGGCGATTGAGCCGGTGGCGGATGGGTTGCGCATCGAGGCCTCGGCCCGTACCACCGGTGTGACCGGTGTGGAGATGGAAGCGCTGACCGCCGTGCAGGTGGGCCTGCTCACCCTCTACGACATGGTTAAAGCGGTCGATCCCGCCATGACGATTGGCCCCGTGCGCCTCCTGAGCAAGACCGGCGGGCGGCGTGGCGATTGGCAGCGTGATGACTGA